TTTTGCTCCGTTTGTAGATTTCCCTATTATCTTTGCGTCCGCATTGACTAAGCAACGTATCCTGAAAGTGCTGGAAGAAGCGCGTAATGTATATGAGAACCGGACAACAAAGATTGCGACTGCCCGTTTGAATGAAGAGATGCTTCCGTTGATCGAGGCATATCCGCCCCCTTCAAACAAAGGCAAGTATATCAAGATTAAATATATCACGCAGTTGCCGAATACACAAGTGCCTTCATTTGTCTATTTTGCCAATCTGCCGCAGTATGTGAAGGAGCCTTATAAACGTTTCCTTGAAAACAAGATGCGTGAGAAGTGGAACCTTACAGGTACGCCGATTAATATTTATATCCGTCAGAAGTAAGATTCACCACAGAGGACACGGAGGACACAGAGTTTATTTTATAAGAAGACACGGATTGCCCCAATATATATTTATATAGTTGAGACAGTCCGTGTCTTTGATTTATTATTTCTCTGTGTCCTCCGTGTCCTCTGTGGTGAACCTATTTCTCCAACTGGAAATCCTTACGGCGTAGTACGAAACTGTTACTCAGATACTTTTCACGTACAATCTGATTCTCGGACAACTCTTCGGGCGTACCCTGGAAAAGTATCTTTCCTTCAAAAAGCAGATAGGCACGGTCGGTGATGCTAAGCGTTTCCTGTACGTTGTGGTCGGTAATCAGGATACCGATATTCTTATCTTTCAGTTTCCACACGATTTGCTGAATATCTTCTACGGCAATCGGGTCGACACCGGCGAAAGGTTCGTCAAGCATGATGAATTTCGGGTCGATGGCAAGGCAGCGTGCAATCTCCGTACGTCGGCGCTCACCACCGGATAACTGGTTACCGTTGTTCTTGCGTACCTTTTGGAGGCGGAATTCCGCTATCAGGCTTTCAAGTTTTTCCTTTTGATATTCTTTGGGCTTGTTAGTCATTTCGAGCACAGCGGCAATATTGTCTTCCACGCTCATCTGGCGGAATACGGACGCTTCCTGGGCAAGGTAGCCGATTCCCGTCTGTGCGCGTTT
The DNA window shown above is from Bacteroides faecium and carries:
- the lptB gene encoding LPS export ABC transporter ATP-binding protein gives rise to the protein MEESKMVLRTEDLVKKYGKRTVVSHVSINVKQGEIVGLLGPNGAGKTTSFYMTVGLITPNEGRIFLDDLEITKYPVYKRAQTGIGYLAQEASVFRQMSVEDNIAAVLEMTNKPKEYQKEKLESLIAEFRLQKVRKNNGNQLSGGERRRTEIARCLAIDPKFIMLDEPFAGVDPIAVEDIQQIVWKLKDKNIGILITDHNVQETLSITDRAYLLFEGKILFQGTPEELSENQIVREKYLSNSFVLRRKDFQLEK